The following are from one region of the Amedibacterium intestinale genome:
- a CDS encoding ABC transporter ATP-binding protein/permease, protein MLELKNIKKDYISGNETVHALKGISLSFRKNEFVSILGQSGCGKTTMLNIIGGLDHYTSGDLLIDHRSTKDFKDKDWDSYRNHTIGFVFQSYNLIPHQSVLANVELALTLSGVSRDERRKRALEALEKVGLKDQIHKRPNQMSGGQMQRVAIARALVNNPDILLADEPTGALDSATSVAIMEILNEIAKEKLVIMVTHNPELAQKYSTRIIRLLDGEVVDDSNPYTLEEEKTNEIMKLKKTSMSFVTALSLSLNNLMTKKARTFLTAFAGSIGIIGIALILSLSNGVQSYISSVEKETLSSYPITIQDNSMDMSVMMQTMMGMNAESKEHADDKIYSKQMINDIMETMSDQMDKNNLAAFKEYLDNDSAFKEHTKAIEYGYNLKLNVFNEHGKNGLVQVSPNQVMEKLGFGNMAQMQESFMGAQASSNNEVWNKLPENKTLREEEYTLLKGNWPKKYHEVVLAVDGDSEITDYALYSLGLLNQDDLSDNFEALQKGKEIKKDEQVSYTIDELLDMEFKLVLNSDLYKNMNGIWIDMSDDEAYVENAVKNGETMKVVGIIQPKEKALSKSEMGGIYYTNALEKHVVEEVEKSDIVKEQKENKDTNVFTGTPFSKNEKFSLSSLSDEQKMQMAMLSQEDLAAYMSSYNENVNATYESNLEKLGAVDMNSPSYINIYAKSFDDKEAVAELINTYNEKQEADGKESNVISYNDIVGTMMDSVTSIIDMISYVLMAFVSVSLIVSSIMIGIITYISVLERTKEIGILRAIGASKKDISRVFNAETFIIGLISGLIGIGITVALNIPISMIIEDMSGVANVSSLPVAGGIVLVLISLVLTIIAGLIPSRIASKKDPVEALRSE, encoded by the coding sequence ATGCTGGAACTAAAGAACATAAAGAAAGATTATATCAGTGGAAATGAAACGGTACATGCCTTAAAAGGAATATCTTTATCGTTTCGTAAAAATGAATTTGTGTCCATCTTAGGACAAAGTGGCTGTGGAAAAACAACCATGTTAAACATTATTGGAGGACTTGATCATTATACAAGTGGAGATTTACTGATTGATCATCGTTCTACAAAAGATTTTAAAGATAAAGACTGGGACAGCTATCGCAATCATACGATAGGTTTTGTTTTTCAAAGTTATAACTTGATTCCACATCAAAGTGTTTTAGCAAATGTAGAACTTGCTTTAACATTATCTGGTGTCTCTCGCGATGAAAGAAGAAAAAGAGCGTTAGAAGCATTAGAAAAAGTGGGGTTAAAAGACCAGATTCATAAACGTCCTAACCAGATGAGTGGAGGGCAGATGCAGCGTGTTGCCATTGCTCGTGCTTTGGTAAATAATCCAGATATTTTACTGGCAGATGAGCCAACAGGTGCTTTGGATTCTGCGACAAGTGTTGCAATCATGGAAATCTTAAATGAGATTGCGAAAGAGAAACTGGTCATCATGGTTACACATAATCCAGAGCTTGCGCAAAAATATTCTACACGTATCATTCGTTTACTGGATGGGGAAGTTGTCGATGATAGTAATCCTTATACATTGGAAGAAGAAAAAACAAATGAAATCATGAAGCTAAAAAAGACATCGATGTCTTTTGTTACAGCTTTATCTTTAAGTTTAAATAATTTAATGACAAAAAAGGCTAGAACTTTTTTAACGGCATTTGCTGGAAGTATCGGTATTATTGGAATTGCGTTGATTTTATCTTTGTCAAATGGGGTACAAAGCTATATCAGTTCCGTAGAAAAAGAAACACTTTCCTCTTATCCAATTACCATTCAGGACAATTCGATGGATATGAGTGTCATGATGCAGACGATGATGGGAATGAATGCAGAAAGCAAGGAACATGCTGATGATAAAATATATTCAAAACAGATGATCAATGATATTATGGAAACAATGTCAGATCAAATGGATAAAAATAACCTGGCTGCATTTAAAGAGTATCTGGATAACGATTCTGCTTTCAAAGAACATACGAAAGCTATCGAGTATGGATATAATTTAAAATTGAATGTATTTAATGAACATGGGAAAAATGGTCTTGTTCAGGTGAGTCCTAATCAGGTAATGGAGAAACTGGGATTTGGCAATATGGCACAAATGCAGGAATCTTTTATGGGAGCACAGGCATCCAGTAATAATGAAGTTTGGAATAAGCTTCCAGAAAATAAAACATTAAGAGAAGAAGAGTATACTCTTTTAAAGGGAAATTGGCCAAAAAAATATCATGAAGTTGTTTTGGCAGTTGATGGTGATTCAGAAATTACAGATTATGCCCTATATTCTTTAGGACTATTAAATCAGGATGATTTATCAGATAATTTTGAAGCTTTGCAGAAAGGAAAAGAAATTAAAAAAGATGAGCAGGTATCCTATACCATCGATGAATTATTGGATATGGAGTTTAAACTTGTTTTAAATAGTGATTTATATAAGAATATGAATGGAATCTGGATCGATATGAGCGATGATGAAGCTTATGTTGAAAATGCTGTGAAAAATGGAGAAACCATGAAGGTTGTTGGAATCATTCAGCCAAAAGAAAAAGCTTTATCCAAAAGTGAAATGGGAGGCATTTACTATACAAATGCATTAGAAAAACATGTCGTAGAAGAAGTAGAAAAAAGTGATATTGTAAAAGAACAGAAAGAAAACAAAGACACCAATGTATTTACAGGTACACCTTTCTCTAAAAATGAAAAGTTTAGTTTATCTTCTTTAAGTGATGAGCAGAAAATGCAGATGGCAATGTTATCACAGGAAGATTTGGCTGCTTATATGTCTAGCTATAACGAAAATGTAAATGCAACCTATGAATCTAATTTGGAAAAACTTGGTGCTGTAGATATGAATTCTCCAAGTTACATTAATATTTATGCGAAAAGTTTTGATGACAAGGAAGCTGTCGCAGAGCTAATCAATACGTATAATGAAAAACAGGAAGCAGATGGCAAAGAAAGCAATGTTATCAGTTATAATGATATCGTTGGTACAATGATGGATTCTGTTACATCCATTATTGATATGATTAGTTATGTATTAATGGCTTTTGTAAGTGTATCATTAATTGTATCTAGTATCATGATTGGAATTATTACGTATATTTCTGTTTTGGAAAGAACAAAAGAAATTGGAATTTTGCGTGCAATCGGTGCCAGCAAAAAAGATATTTCTCGTGTATTTAACGCAGAAACCTTTATTATTGGTTTGATTTCCGGATTGATTGGAATTGGAATTACAGTAGCGTTAAATATTCCAATTAGTATGATCATAGAAGATATGAGCGGGGTAGCGAATGTTTCCAGTTTACCTGTTGCAGGTGGAATTGTTTTAGTTCTTATTTCTTTGGTATTAACGATTATTGCAGGATTGATACCATCTCGTATCGCATCGAAAAAAGATCCGGTAGAAGCTTTGCGCAGTGAGTAA
- a CDS encoding RsmF rRNA methyltransferase first C-terminal domain-containing protein, with protein sequence MKELFLKRMEEYLKEEYPKYLETLEEDAYRGLRVNTSKISVEEFLKLGVCSLRPSSICPQSFYLPKEVEGLGNHPAHLAGLFYMQEPSASSAVEVLGVEEGDWVLDMCAAPGGKSTQIAAKLNHSGFLVSNEIEPKRAMALLSNMERLGFSECMITNAHPKDLEKEMHGWFDKVLVDAPCSGEGMFKKHSKAMEDWSVEHVEACAQRQLHILDSAYETLKEGGILVYSTCTYSMEENEHVVYEFLKKYADMELIDSGVSFGRCGFAYKDLEVEKVRRIFPMDEGEGHFVAKFKKNGSSSYDRRKEVTSKIDPCAASFLKQQLTLLPSYTLQIQDKVYAKNTPFIKLKNIHILRQGILCGNIVKNRFEPHQHFYSAQVHQGCFVQIYDMNEEETQRYLKGNLLPVTGYKGYTALTWKHHPIAFAKGDGSVLKNKYPKGMRLR encoded by the coding sequence ATGAAAGAATTGTTTTTAAAAAGAATGGAAGAGTATTTAAAGGAAGAATATCCGAAATATTTGGAAACATTGGAAGAAGATGCTTATCGTGGTCTTCGTGTTAATACATCAAAAATTAGTGTAGAAGAGTTTTTAAAGCTGGGAGTATGTTCTCTTAGGCCATCTTCGATATGCCCACAGTCTTTTTATCTTCCAAAGGAAGTAGAAGGATTAGGAAATCATCCGGCACACTTAGCTGGTTTGTTTTACATGCAGGAGCCTAGTGCATCCAGTGCAGTGGAAGTTTTAGGTGTAGAAGAGGGAGACTGGGTACTTGATATGTGTGCTGCACCTGGTGGGAAAAGCACACAGATTGCCGCAAAGTTAAATCATAGCGGTTTTCTTGTTAGTAATGAAATTGAGCCAAAACGTGCAATGGCTTTATTAAGCAATATGGAGCGTTTAGGATTTAGTGAATGTATGATTACCAATGCTCATCCAAAAGATTTGGAAAAAGAAATGCATGGCTGGTTTGATAAAGTGCTGGTAGATGCGCCTTGCAGCGGGGAAGGGATGTTTAAAAAACACAGCAAAGCAATGGAAGACTGGAGCGTAGAACATGTAGAAGCCTGTGCACAAAGACAGCTTCATATATTAGATAGTGCATATGAAACATTAAAAGAAGGCGGGATTCTGGTTTATTCCACATGCACCTATTCGATGGAGGAAAATGAACATGTCGTATATGAATTTTTGAAGAAGTATGCAGATATGGAGCTCATTGATAGTGGAGTTTCGTTTGGAAGATGTGGATTTGCGTATAAAGATCTGGAAGTAGAAAAAGTAAGAAGAATTTTTCCAATGGATGAAGGAGAAGGACATTTTGTGGCAAAATTTAAAAAGAATGGATCTTCCTCTTATGATCGAAGAAAAGAAGTTACTTCAAAAATTGATCCTTGTGCTGCATCTTTTTTGAAACAGCAGTTAACACTTCTTCCTTCCTATACGCTGCAAATTCAGGATAAAGTATATGCAAAGAATACCCCTTTTATAAAACTTAAAAATATTCATATTCTTCGCCAGGGTATTTTATGTGGGAATATTGTGAAAAATCGTTTTGAACCTCATCAGCATTTTTATAGTGCACAAGTACATCAGGGATGTTTTGTGCAGATTTATGATATGAATGAGGAAGAAACACAAAGGTATTTAAAGGGAAATTTACTTCCTGTAACAGGTTATAAAGGATATACAGCTCTTACATGGAAACATCATCCAATCGCTTTTGCGAAAGGGGATGGAAGTGTGTTAAAAAATAAGTATCCAAAAGGAATGAGACTTCGTTAA
- a CDS encoding C-GCAxxG-C-C family (seleno)protein: MLKDVAVKYYRNGYNCAESILQAGNEYYHLGLHEKDMIMAAAFGGGFQVGDICGALSGAACVISSRYVETKAHDYKDMREITQKLVSAFQERMGSRLCSQIKPVFHTKETKCENTVAISAEVLEQVIQEWDEAQKQRS; encoded by the coding sequence ATGTTAAAAGATGTTGCAGTAAAATATTATAGAAATGGCTATAACTGTGCAGAAAGTATTCTGCAGGCTGGAAATGAATATTACCATTTAGGTTTACATGAAAAAGATATGATTATGGCGGCTGCATTTGGAGGAGGTTTTCAGGTTGGAGATATATGCGGAGCATTATCCGGAGCTGCCTGTGTGATTTCTTCCCGTTATGTAGAAACCAAGGCACATGATTATAAAGATATGCGTGAAATTACACAAAAACTTGTATCTGCATTCCAAGAACGTATGGGTTCTCGTCTATGTTCACAAATAAAACCTGTTTTCCACACAAAAGAAACAAAGTGTGAAAATACTGTGGCAATAAGTGCTGAAGTTTTAGAACAAGTTATTCAAGAATGGGATGAGGCACAAAAACAAAGAAGTTAA
- a CDS encoding uracil-DNA glycosylase gives MVHIGNSWDVLLKDEFQKEYYQKLRIFLANEYKTQTIYPDMYDIFNALKYTPYEKVHAVILGQDPYHGPNQAHGLCFSVKKGVAPPPSLQNIFLELHRDIGCTIPDHGELTQWTKQGVLLLNTVLTVRKGQANSHANKGWEILTDRIISLLNNREEPIVFLLWGKHAQNKAALISNPQHLILKCSHPSPFSADYGFFGCRHFSKTNQFLKEHNLPLIDWQIH, from the coding sequence ATGGTACATATAGGAAACAGCTGGGATGTCTTATTAAAAGATGAATTTCAGAAAGAATACTACCAAAAACTTCGTATATTTCTGGCAAATGAATATAAAACACAAACAATTTATCCAGATATGTATGATATCTTTAACGCATTAAAATACACCCCATATGAAAAAGTACACGCTGTTATTTTAGGACAAGATCCATATCATGGACCTAATCAGGCTCATGGACTATGTTTCTCTGTAAAAAAAGGAGTTGCTCCTCCTCCATCCTTACAAAACATTTTTTTGGAATTGCACAGAGATATAGGCTGTACGATTCCAGATCATGGAGAACTTACGCAATGGACAAAACAGGGGGTATTGCTTCTGAATACAGTTTTAACTGTACGAAAAGGACAGGCAAACTCGCATGCAAATAAAGGATGGGAGATATTAACAGATAGAATCATTTCTTTATTAAACAACAGAGAAGAACCCATCGTATTTTTATTGTGGGGGAAACATGCGCAAAACAAAGCTGCTTTGATAAGCAATCCTCAGCACCTGATTTTAAAATGCTCCCATCCAAGTCCTTTTTCCGCAGATTATGGATTTTTTGGATGTCGTCATTTTTCTAAAACAAATCAGTTTTTAAAAGAACACAATTTGCCACTCATCGACTGGCAGATACACTAA
- a CDS encoding ABC-F family ATP-binding cassette domain-containing protein: protein MLLSAEHLTKHQNIKCIVKDVSFAIEDKDKIALVGVNGTGKTTLLRMIAGEEKYEEGTMIRKNGLRISYLAQDPVFKEEDTILHQILSMDKEIKEFEAKAILGKLGIYNVDEKVAHLSGGQRKRVALARALLKPCDLLLLDEPTNHLDNQMIEWLENYLQRFSKAVFMVTHDRYFLERVCTKIIEIDRTCLYTYEANYSEFLEAKEQRKEMMMVQDRKRANLLRKELEWMRAGVQARGTKSRDRIERFHKLNEIEDYKESSSVKLDTLTSRLGKKTMEWEHLSKAYKDKVLFHDFSYHLQRNDRIGILGVNGCGKSTLMRILAKEEMPDSGIVEHGETVRIAFFKQGCEEMDFSKTVLDYIKDTSNEIKTMEGSFSASQMLERFLFDKKMQYTPIGRLSGGERRRLYLLKVLISAPNILFLDEPTNDLDIETLQILEDYLDNFNGAIITVSHDRYFLDRICDKMFVFEGNGVIRQYTGGYSALKLEQSYSKEKTEKEKTVRQSIPKMSTKEKQELESMDQKMDDIQNKIQSLDEEMALAGDDFKKIQQLSDTRMNLENELEKLMERWEELSEKKQMIEDMKNK, encoded by the coding sequence ATGCTTTTGTCTGCAGAACATCTGACAAAACATCAAAATATAAAATGTATCGTAAAAGATGTAAGTTTTGCGATTGAAGATAAAGATAAGATAGCTTTGGTTGGCGTAAATGGAACTGGAAAAACAACTTTGCTTCGAATGATTGCAGGTGAGGAAAAATATGAAGAAGGTACGATGATAAGAAAAAATGGACTTCGTATTTCTTATTTGGCACAAGATCCTGTATTTAAGGAAGAGGATACGATTCTTCATCAGATATTATCTATGGATAAAGAAATAAAGGAATTTGAAGCAAAAGCCATCTTAGGAAAGCTTGGAATTTATAACGTAGATGAAAAAGTAGCACATTTAAGTGGAGGACAAAGAAAAAGAGTAGCTCTTGCCAGAGCTTTGTTGAAACCATGTGATTTACTGCTTTTGGATGAGCCTACCAACCATTTAGATAACCAGATGATTGAATGGCTGGAAAACTATTTACAAAGATTTAGTAAAGCTGTATTTATGGTAACGCATGATCGTTATTTTTTAGAAAGGGTATGTACAAAAATCATAGAAATTGATCGGACTTGTCTGTACACGTATGAGGCAAACTATTCTGAGTTTTTAGAGGCGAAAGAACAAAGAAAAGAAATGATGATGGTGCAGGATAGAAAACGTGCAAATCTTCTTAGAAAAGAGCTGGAATGGATGAGAGCCGGCGTACAGGCACGAGGAACAAAAAGCAGAGATCGAATTGAAAGATTTCATAAATTAAATGAGATAGAAGATTATAAAGAAAGCAGCAGCGTAAAACTGGATACACTAACTTCTCGATTAGGGAAAAAGACAATGGAATGGGAACATTTATCAAAAGCTTATAAAGATAAAGTCTTGTTTCATGATTTTTCCTACCATTTACAGCGAAATGATCGTATAGGAATTCTTGGGGTAAATGGGTGTGGTAAAAGCACTTTAATGCGTATCCTTGCGAAGGAAGAAATGCCGGATAGTGGAATCGTTGAACATGGAGAAACGGTTCGTATTGCATTTTTTAAACAAGGCTGTGAAGAGATGGATTTCTCGAAAACTGTTTTAGATTATATTAAAGATACCAGCAATGAAATTAAAACCATGGAAGGAAGCTTTAGCGCATCACAGATGCTGGAGAGATTTTTGTTTGATAAAAAAATGCAGTATACACCTATTGGAAGATTATCTGGTGGTGAAAGAAGACGTTTGTATTTGTTGAAAGTATTGATATCTGCACCAAATATCTTATTTCTTGATGAACCTACGAATGATTTAGATATTGAAACTTTACAGATTTTAGAAGATTACCTAGATAATTTTAATGGTGCTATTATTACGGTTTCACATGATCGTTATTTCTTGGATCGTATATGCGATAAGATGTTTGTTTTTGAAGGAAATGGTGTTATTCGTCAGTATACAGGAGGATATAGTGCTTTAAAGCTAGAACAATCTTATAGTAAGGAAAAAACGGAAAAAGAAAAAACTGTCCGTCAAAGTATTCCTAAAATGAGCACAAAAGAAAAACAGGAATTAGAAAGCATGGATCAAAAAATGGATGATATTCAAAACAAGATTCAATCCTTAGATGAGGAAATGGCTTTGGCAGGGGATGACTTTAAAAAGATCCAGCAGTTAAGCGATACACGAATGAATTTAGAAAATGAACTGGAAAAATTAATGGAGCGATGGGAAGAACTAAGTGAGAAAAAACAGATGATCGAAGATATGAAGAATAAATAG
- a CDS encoding Abi family protein — protein sequence MKKTYKSVDEQIEYLKDNKKIIVKNEHKQIFEERSYSSLINPYKEFFSNGRDEKGNHIYINEIDFEEILKIVKVDDNFCTAMYSYIGSFEKKFKTVLFSEICSKYVNSENEDKYCTSYIEEIDRFLESGNFDDLPRFCANYPFILTKNGYVEDQYNLDCKKDLLIHLKEIGTGISRDGGTIEKSNQLISHYLKTQVIAPLWVLPNSLTLGELKILFSMLDSNSQKKIISKFYDIEDYGKISLAKILNFSGALEIIRRIRNVVNHYEPIFPLLVSELKPMKKVKESQIYAVFKLLSNTFASSSFNHVTYVDLKLKVNDFNLKYIKIFEVMQEFTQK from the coding sequence ATGAAAAAAACATATAAATCTGTTGATGAACAAATTGAATACTTAAAAGATAATAAAAAGATAATTGTAAAAAATGAACATAAACAGATTTTTGAAGAGAGAAGTTATTCTTCATTAATTAATCCTTATAAGGAGTTCTTTTCTAATGGTAGAGACGAGAAAGGGAATCATATTTATATAAATGAAATTGATTTTGAAGAGATTCTTAAAATTGTGAAAGTGGATGACAACTTTTGTACTGCTATGTATTCCTATATTGGTTCTTTTGAAAAGAAGTTTAAAACAGTTTTGTTTTCAGAAATCTGCAGCAAATATGTTAATAGTGAGAATGAAGATAAATATTGTACCTCTTATATAGAAGAAATTGATCGTTTTTTGGAAAGTGGTAATTTTGATGATTTGCCTAGATTTTGTGCGAATTATCCCTTCATTTTAACCAAGAATGGATATGTAGAAGATCAATATAATCTTGATTGTAAAAAAGATTTGTTAATTCATTTGAAAGAGATTGGAACAGGTATTTCTCGTGATGGAGGTACAATTGAAAAGTCAAATCAATTGATTAGCCATTATTTGAAAACTCAAGTAATTGCACCTCTGTGGGTATTACCAAATTCTTTAACTTTGGGAGAACTTAAAATCTTATTTTCAATGTTAGATAGTAATTCTCAAAAGAAAATTATTTCAAAGTTTTATGATATTGAAGACTATGGAAAGATTTCGCTAGCAAAGATTTTGAATTTTTCTGGAGCACTTGAAATTATTCGCCGTATTCGTAATGTAGTAAATCACTATGAACCAATATTTCCGTTGCTTGTATCTGAACTAAAACCAATGAAGAAAGTTAAAGAATCACAAATTTATGCAGTGTTTAAATTGTTATCCAATACTTTTGCATCTTCTTCATTTAATCATGTTACCTATGTTGATTTAAAATTAAAAGTAAATGATTTCAACTTGAAATACATTAAGATTTTTGAAGTAATGCAAGAATTTACACAGAAATAA
- a CDS encoding P-loop NTPase family protein: protein MLKIEHVCAEPYFHDISFTLEDCGIISISSSDSESEKLLADIFCGIQSIQKGKFQIDDFSVCKETLLEYRKHYVSSLVSDFQIIKNKCVKDVVCMHLSYEEQAYYEIMNLWDLYTIEKETMQDLSFEQCFRVLLARCMLKESKVLVFYPDSTPLSLKEREYVYELLQKCSEYMLVIIIGDKKASYYADRSIEFHDGYLESDDQGIILKNKKQIKQGKVKPYSYPSFLSYRYRYRFVYRALRVVMILILGCFSLFFLCTNLNVVDMQMKILEKHGQQHFLIEKHVQDFLGNIYPRQYMQFQDKDIKELEKNIKGNVMVSYAPVDFYMANAYLNGIYTTNNVPFVSTMGVYEAENMEDTGIKLVSGYYPKEYNEAALTLDAARYLINEQGTSFENYLGKVFYWYGIPLRISGIVEEISYEHAKEKQMPYMNDTYLFVKKGFIQHHPLSNMQSFPLSSKRMLINNRSYEINRFSENPHYLYYTNGSMVLNSLDTLKENEVVLDFQSAVLLGFPYQRIFFDENKTYEEKIWEYLVYIEQWINQSVRVQAYTISTNPDASAFFQKDFIIKGFLLPDDDEIEQGYIDDNATIYMKQSVLEPYVQSGAGIQNVMYYGKKDQLESTLHFLYTNDTYDAVLPSDDVFRLLVLDIQDLSIFLLGSSVCLLLLYGIVMMWLLKRTMKHMKEEMSIWYAYGNSRKSIQKEYEKTFLKYIKKDVWTGLCVSLFFSFIYLILLVWKLEAMPQQFLYLGMILLVSISIYFLKKGVLLYVLHKEAVLPDWYAND from the coding sequence ATGCTGAAAATAGAACATGTTTGTGCAGAACCATATTTTCATGATATTAGTTTTACATTGGAAGATTGTGGAATAATAAGTATAAGTTCCTCTGACAGTGAAAGTGAAAAATTACTTGCAGATATTTTTTGTGGTATACAAAGCATACAAAAAGGCAAGTTTCAAATTGATGATTTTTCAGTTTGTAAAGAAACCCTTTTAGAATACAGAAAACACTATGTTTCTTCTCTGGTATCGGATTTTCAAATAATAAAAAATAAATGTGTGAAAGATGTTGTTTGTATGCATTTATCTTATGAAGAACAGGCATATTATGAAATCATGAATTTATGGGATTTATATACGATTGAAAAAGAAACTATGCAGGATCTTTCCTTTGAACAGTGTTTTCGTGTTTTGCTGGCACGCTGTATGTTGAAAGAAAGCAAGGTGTTAGTTTTTTATCCAGATAGTACACCTTTATCCTTAAAAGAAAGAGAATATGTGTATGAGTTATTACAAAAATGCAGTGAATATATGCTGGTAATTATTATAGGAGATAAAAAAGCATCTTATTATGCAGATCGCAGTATTGAATTTCATGATGGATATTTAGAAAGTGATGATCAAGGTATAATTTTGAAGAATAAAAAACAGATAAAACAGGGTAAAGTAAAACCTTACAGTTATCCTTCTTTTTTATCTTATCGATATCGTTATCGTTTTGTTTATCGTGCTTTACGTGTAGTTATGATTTTGATACTAGGATGTTTCAGTCTGTTCTTTTTATGTACAAATTTAAATGTTGTGGATATGCAGATGAAAATATTAGAAAAACATGGACAACAGCATTTTTTAATTGAAAAACATGTACAGGATTTCCTAGGAAATATATACCCAAGACAATATATGCAATTTCAAGATAAGGATATAAAAGAACTTGAAAAGAATATAAAAGGAAATGTAATGGTTTCTTATGCTCCTGTTGATTTTTATATGGCAAACGCCTACTTAAATGGTATTTATACAACAAATAATGTACCATTTGTATCTACAATGGGAGTTTATGAAGCAGAGAATATGGAAGATACAGGGATAAAACTAGTTTCTGGGTATTATCCAAAGGAGTATAATGAAGCAGCACTAACCTTGGATGCTGCACGCTATCTTATAAATGAGCAGGGTACATCTTTTGAAAATTATCTTGGAAAAGTTTTTTACTGGTATGGCATTCCTTTGCGAATAAGTGGAATTGTAGAAGAGATTTCTTATGAGCATGCAAAGGAAAAACAAATGCCTTATATGAATGATACATACCTGTTTGTAAAGAAAGGTTTTATCCAGCATCACCCTTTATCCAATATGCAAAGTTTTCCATTAAGCAGCAAGCGCATGTTAATAAACAATCGTTCCTATGAAATAAATCGTTTCTCTGAAAATCCGCATTATTTATATTATACAAATGGGAGTATGGTGTTAAATTCATTAGATACACTTAAAGAAAATGAAGTTGTACTGGATTTTCAAAGTGCTGTATTATTAGGCTTTCCATATCAGAGAATATTTTTTGATGAAAATAAAACATATGAAGAAAAGATATGGGAATATTTGGTTTATATAGAACAGTGGATAAATCAAAGTGTTCGTGTACAGGCATATACCATTTCTACGAATCCAGATGCCAGTGCATTTTTTCAAAAAGATTTTATTATCAAGGGATTTTTATTGCCAGATGACGATGAAATAGAACAGGGGTATATTGATGATAATGCCACTATTTACATGAAACAAAGTGTATTAGAACCTTATGTACAAAGTGGGGCAGGTATACAAAATGTTATGTATTATGGAAAGAAAGATCAGCTGGAAAGTACGTTACATTTCTTATATACAAACGATACGTATGATGCTGTATTGCCAAGTGATGATGTATTTCGTTTACTAGTACTTGATATACAAGATTTAAGTATATTTCTATTAGGTAGCAGTGTCTGTTTGCTGTTATTATATGGGATTGTTATGATGTGGCTGTTAAAAAGAACAATGAAGCATATGAAGGAAGAAATGAGTATATGGTATGCATATGGAAACAGCCGGAAAAGCATACAAAAGGAATACGAGAAAACATTTTTAAAATATATCAAAAAAGATGTATGGACAGGGTTATGTGTATCTTTGTTTTTCTCTTTTATATATCTGATACTTCTGGTTTGGAAACTAGAAGCGATGCCACAGCAGTTTTTGTATTTAGGGATGATTTTACTTGTGAGTATAAGTATTTATTTTTTGAAAAAAGGGGTACTTCTTTATGTTTTACATAAGGAAGCGGTGTTACCGGACTGGTATGCGAATGATTGA